The Thermobifida halotolerans sequence GCGCCCAGCGTCACGGGCTGGCGCGCGATGCGCCCCAGCACACGTGCCGAGCCGGACGCCGCGGACGCGCGCCCGACGGAGGAGTCGTCCTCCGCGGGCGCCTTCAGCGGTTCACTCATTGCGGACGTGCCTTCGGGTTGAGCAGGCCGTAGCCCATGTCGATGAACAGGTTCACAGTGATGACCAGGCAGGCGATGATGAGCACACCGGCCTGGACCACGGGGAAGTCCTTGCCGATCACGCTGGTCAGCATCAGGCTTCCCACGCCGGGGAAGGCGAAGACCTTCTCCACCACGAAGCTGGCGCCGATCAGGATGCTGAAGGTGATGCCCGTGGTCGCCAGCACCGGGACCATCGCGTTCTTCAGGCCGTAGCGCAGCACGATCCGCCGCCGGGAGACCCCCGCGGCGGTCAGGGTGTCGACGTAGCGCGAGGAGAGCGCCTCCGCCATCGCGGTGCGGGTCTGCCGGGCGATCAGCGCCGCCGCGCTGATGCCGAGGGCCAGCGACGGCAGGATCAGCCCGTGCAGCCAGGCCAGCGGGTCGTCGCCCGGCGGCGTGTAGGCGATCACCGGCACCCACCCCAGGTTCACGGCGAACACCAGGGTGAGCAGCAGACCGGCCCAGAACTGCGGGAGGGCCAGGCCGACGGACGTCACGGAGGAGACCACGCGGTCCAGGGCGCTGCCGGGGCGCATGCCCGCGAGCGCGCCGAGGCTGATGCCCAGCAGCAGTGCGACGGTGATCCCGCCGAAGACCAGCGACAGCGTCGCGGGCATCCGCTGCAGGAGCATGTCGGTGACCGGCCGGGCCGTGGCGAAGGAGACGCCGAGGTCCCCCTGGAAGGCGCCCGCGTACCACTCGACCAGGCGCACCAGGGCCGGGCGGTCGAGGCCCAACTGGGCCTCGACCTGCTCGATCCGCTCCGGTGTCGCCTGCGCGCCGAGGATCGCCGCCGCGGGGCTGCCCGGGATGAGGTAGGTCAGTGAGAACACGACCAACGACACGGCAGCCAGTTGGGGCAGGGCGAGTGCGAGGCGGTAGGCGACGAGCTTCCTCATCGCTCCTCCCGCCCCGTCGCAGACTTCATGACCGGCATGGCCTACTGT is a genomic window containing:
- a CDS encoding ABC transporter permease — its product is MRKLVAYRLALALPQLAAVSLVVFSLTYLIPGSPAAAILGAQATPERIEQVEAQLGLDRPALVRLVEWYAGAFQGDLGVSFATARPVTDMLLQRMPATLSLVFGGITVALLLGISLGALAGMRPGSALDRVVSSVTSVGLALPQFWAGLLLTLVFAVNLGWVPVIAYTPPGDDPLAWLHGLILPSLALGISAAALIARQTRTAMAEALSSRYVDTLTAAGVSRRRIVLRYGLKNAMVPVLATTGITFSILIGASFVVEKVFAFPGVGSLMLTSVIGKDFPVVQAGVLIIACLVITVNLFIDMGYGLLNPKARPQ